TTTGGTATCAGTCTATGCTGTAAGTGCCTAATGTTGGTGGTATGTGAGAAGGTCTGTTCCAATCTTTGAATAGCAAAGTGCTTCAAATGCAAAATGTTCAGCTCTTGCATTGTCTCATCTTgcaaaattaagttaaaaaaaatactggcaCAGATTCACACATTTCCAAATAAAAGCTTTGTAAAAATCATGCTAAACATGCTCTTGTACAGAGTATAACCACCACTCAATTAAGTATTTCCTTGGCAGAAGGGCAGAGATCAACTATACGCTCACAGATTCCACTTTTGACATCTTGCAAAAAATCCCATGTGAATAATTCTAATCAACCATCATGTAAAGACATGGCTGTGTACCAGTTCCACACTGGGCCATTCCTGCCTGGTTCATAGACAGCAAACAGTCTGCACAGTGCAGAATGAGTCTTTCAACTGTACAATAAGATGAGTATAATTGTCAGAGACAGGAACATTGTCAGGAAGATcccaattcacagaagtttaagtGTGTGGTCAATCTACTCGGTCATGTCTGTGTAATTAGGTAGAAGGGCACAAAAACGTCTGCATAGATTATATTTCATGGAATACTCATTGATTTCCTGTTTAAACAGCTTTGATGTGATACTTTTTGTCCTGATGGATTCTGAAGTGATGTCAAAGTTCCTTAGTTTCAGTTTATGCTGTCCTTATGGCTGCTTCGATCTATAATGTGGTTGTTCAGGTCTTGGTTTTTCCACTGAATGCTTGTTCCATTCATTGGCACTGAAGTCACTAGACTTTTAGACtggtagcagcaacagcacagACATGACTAGAAAGAAAAAGGATTTCAAAGAACATCAATCTATAGGCCTGCACTCTGCCTTCAAGTTCAGAAGCATACATAGACCCCCAAATGAAGACAGCTGATGACAGGCAGAGTTTGACCTTAAATTGCATGTAATGCTTTTAATTACTCTTCACAACACCAACAAATTAGGGGACTCTCCATTCTTGGTTTAGGCAAAGCTTCCAGCACATCAAATGGAAATTTGGCTTGAGTTTGATTTGAAAGAGCTAATCCCACCAAATTCCTCAAGTGTTGTGACATATTCTCAACAACAGCTGCACCCCTATCCTTGTTCCACTATGCTACAAATGAAGGTAATATTGCCAGACAAGGATTAGCAACAGCAGACTAGCAAGGGTGGAGAAAAAAGAAGGGaatcctcctcctgatgttttgTCCCTGTCTGTCCCACCCCCATCACATGGACACTCTTATGtaaaaaacagaaagaagtaGGCACAGAAGCAGACAAATGTCTGCGGTTAGGGGAGTGGTATAACGGAAATAGGTAAGGTTGCTCTGTTTCTCACAGATTGGAGGAGGAAGTGAATCAGGTGTAAACTGTTGGGTTTTTACAGATTGAGGCTACATTATCTCCTCTGAAAAATATAACAGTTCAGCATGCTCCCTCTGACTTTTATTCACCTTAATGGAAAACAATGTCTGTTCCTGTGTAGCTGGGATTTCCTCTTACAGCTCTTTAGGGAGAAAGGGAATGAGGGTGAGAATCCCAGTGCAATAAAAGCTGTGGAGTAGCAGCGGGAGTGCTGTAGAGAGGTAGGGTTGAGCTTAAAATAACTACACTGTATCCCTGTGGGTTGAGACATAAATTCATTGTATTGGTTCAGAGGCAGGTGGAATAAATCACTTGAATGTGGGGAGATGGCCTGGATTAGCTGTACTGATAAAGTGGAATGTGGGATGTGATTTATGATGAGTGGATGGGAGGGATAAATTAATTTTATGGTGGGGATTAGGGTATAGCCTGACCTAGTTAACCTGGAGCTGCTGGAGAGGAGCTGTGTGATATGGAATTGTATTTGAGGGGTCAGGCAAGGAGTTAGTTAATTGAAtttggagcagtggcagcatgggctaCCCCTCTTTTCCTAGTCCCCTTCCCCTGGTactcagtgagcacatctacatgagacatttactatgcaaTAGCtttttactactgcacagtagctcgttactgcTGCACAGTGGTGTCgctgggcatgaactgtgatgtgatgctactgcacagtagtaatgagctactacgcAATAAGTGTCACTAGGcaaccatgctgggatgctgctgtacagtaacaccagttactgtgcagtgggtgcctcgtgtagacacactcagtgaGAGGTCCAGGCCTGAAGCCTCTCCATGGTCCCCAAATAATATGGAGCAGATTtatccctgccctttcccctggTTACAGTCTATCAGATTGAAAAACTGCTTTTTGGGGAGTTTTTGGATAGTAGAAACGTCCTTTGAAACTACTTAATCAATTAATGTTTATCTAGGTGGACTATGTCAAACCAAGCATTTATTGGTTTGGTGCCTAAAACTAGCTGGATATTTTCAGCTCTCAGTTTGGTATGTGTACTATGTGACCTTCTGGCTAGCAAATTAGATAATTTATAATCCTTCATTCCTTTATATACCCCTCCTTAAAACTGATAACAAATAAATAATTACTAAGTGCTTGACTAGAACATATCTACTGGGTTtaaaatcaacatttaaaaagaaaaaggtctTAGGACAGAAATCTTACCTGGAAACAGTTTTTAAACTTCTTGCTGACAAAATAGAGAGCGATTGGATTTATACAAGAGTTCATGGTTGCCAGGTTGATGCTGATGTAATCCAGTGGCAACAAGAAACTGGACAACAAGAAAGTAAAATAGAAAGTAAAATAATTACAACCATTTATACGTTGCAAAGGCATTAATGTTACACACAGCCAATTTTTCTATGATACAAAGATTAATTATCCACCGCTTATCTTATTCCAAGGTAGGCAATACTTTAAGCATGGTCTGCCTGAAATAACTGGCCTAAGGCTCCACTATggaaaaatgaagggaaaatgtACATAATGGTAATAAACCAAATTTGGCTGTTATCTACCCCCAATGAAGACTGCAAAATGGAGGTGCCAACGCAACCAACTTTCTAGTGTTTGGTTACATATATAGCTGCAGGGACAACAAAATTATGAAATAGTAAACTCTGGGCaatgtttcacttttttttcattGTGAATGCTTGGAATAAGAAAAAACTTAGTACCTAAGCAGTTCGCATCTGTTAGGGTCCTTTTCATTGTATACCATTTTCTTCAAAATTCGACTCAAATGGAGAGGGAACCAGCAGAGCGCAAAAATCACTACTAAACAGAAAACAGTTTTGGCAACTTCTCGAcgctgaagaaagaaaaaaaaaatccaaaagattATTGATGTCTGTCAATCTAGTTGCTAAATGATGATCAGGCAAGCTGGCAGTCTAAGAAAAGCTATGCCATTAAGTGTTACTTATCAGACCCTAATCTTCCACTGCATATTTAGGGAACAACTATCATAAtcagtgggtatatctacataagatgctttactgtgcagtagactaatcttcTGTGTAGTAAAGCGTCACTATGTAACCGTGTGCAGCAGCTATTGCACATTGAAATAGGCTAGTGCATGGTTTTCTActgcctgtaaatacaagtagatTTACCATGcattagctaatgtgcagtagcacatgggTACAtagctgacagggagcaaattgctcctggtcagcccaggcagcagggagtgggagaactGTCCCCTCCTCCAGgcagctgcctgttgctgggCCCCTGCTCCATTCAGCAATTCAGAGACAGGGCTGGGACAATatttcctgccccagcagctgcctggatgCCAGACTGATTTcagagcaggggcctggcaggATCAGAGTGAGggcccagcaggagggagctgctgggacaggggacaTTTTCCCAGCCTTGGCTCTGATCTCAGAGTAGGAGCTTGGCAGCTGCTTGCAGGgcttaaaatttttatttttaaacagctgggatgttggggccgggcagggcagccactgatggggctgggagagtgggcaggggatatgaactgtttgattcggagatttggccaatttggcggtggctgaatctctgaatcagattcagctgaatcgattcaggacagtgattcaaatcaccaaatcaaattgtTGTCCCCCGAACTGTCCGAATCCGAATCTGGAGCAAATACTAGCttcttcgcacaggcctaatggatGGATTCCTTCCTATACCCTTCTACTTCTAATGACTTGAGTAGACTCTGTGGGTACAGGACACGTATCTCATGCCTGGAAAGTCAAAAGATTGTCTAACCTCCTTTCACCTACCCCTGCTCTGCCTAAATAAACTCTGAAAAGCACAGGGAAAGCTCTCACAGGGCTCACTTTGTGCTATGAAGGCTCTTCCCTTGGGTAGTGGGACTATGTATTTTGCTTCTAGAGGGTCGTTCACAGATGTAAATACAAAGTCAAGAAACGAGGAGCTGAGGTAAGATTTGCACTCATTTGCCAGATCATAATAGCAGAGACCTGGCTACAGGTTGTTTTTTTGAAGTTGCAGTCCAAAATGTGACATAGAAAAGAGCTACAAAGAAGGAAAATATGGTCTGAAATGAcacctctctctcttctttggTCCATTCGTAGTAGCAATGTGGGGTGCATCAGTGACAGCAGCATATCCCTTCTCTCTATTTTTATCACTGTCTATACCTATTCAGAGAAGATCCAGACGACACTATGGCAAAATGCCGATAGCTGCTCACATCCTATCTGTGCTTGTGTTCTTGCTCCCATTGGTACAGTCATGCTGGTGGGTGGGTGTCAGTGGGAAAACTCTAAAATAATTCCAGCCTCATTTAGATAAGGCCTAAGTGTTTATAACCAGAGCACTCTGCCACTGATCTCTTTATTCAGAAAGTTTACATTATTAAGATGGACTAAAGCAGAGCATTTTATATTTTTGCAGAGAAATTCAGGAAATGTATTTTTAGCAAatctttgtagctggtttccaCGGAATTTTAGCCAGCAGAGTATCGAGGTTAGAGAGTGAGTGAATAGGACTGTCACACTTgctaagaaaaggaaataaacatAGGTTAGTCACTTGAACATGTTGTCTCCCATATCTGCTTATACTATAAATTATTCTTACATTCTGGGTTTGGTTGAATACCTCAGGGTCAAAagtcagctgcagcctcactttCTATTTATggaattcatttttattaaaagctATTTTGAAAGATTGCTAAACTTGCCTGTAGACACAGCAGTAGTGCTCCTTAGTTCTAGGTTTCCTTAATATTTACCTGCTTTAGGTGTTCACTGAGAGCAATTCTCAAGTTGCTGTTCCTCCTGTTTAGCATTTCACATGTCATCAGCGTGTAGAAGACGGCCGTACATGCTAGTGGTACACAGAAATAGAAACCAAACAGCCACCAATCCTTTGCATTTTTGTAAAACTGATGATAAGGGAAAGAGAAGAGGATACATTTTCTTTAGATACAATAGAACATATAAAAGAAATATGACTGAACAGCTGATCATATTTTTTCTGAGCCTTCTGACAGGGAATCTCTTTAAAGCACCATCAAGATATTTCTTAGGGAATGGGTTAAATTTATCTAGTTCCTACAACTCGTTTGTCATCACTTTTTCTTAATTAACATCTGAAAAGTATTATTAGAACTAGCAGTAATCCCATATTATAGCCTCCCTAGCTGTATGGGTAATCTTGCCCCTTCTGATTAAATCAAATAattataaatcattttttttcagtggattCTGCCCACCATATTATGTCCTGAACTACCAGGCTACTTCACTAACATGGAAACAGGGAGATGACTTTATACAGACAAAATAGGGACTTGGCAGCGGCATTGACATTCTGCTTACCATGGTGATAATTTGTCTGCACCTTTGTTGCAATCCGTTTTGGGCTAGAAGCAACTTCTTGTGGAAGTACGTGCTGTGCATTTATGCCCAGTCATGACAATCGTAACTCAACTCCTACCATATGAATTACTTGCCAAATTGAAATAAGCATCAGTTTGACTCCTAACAATAACACAACCACTAAGCTGTGTATTAAACCTCTGTGATAGCAAGTCTTGATAAGAGCCTTTCTCAACAAAAGTCATTTACCTTTTAAAGCTCCTGTAAACTGTTTTGGATTCCAACTGGGCAGGTTCAAAATGTCTTGTTAGTATAATCAGCCTCTGCTATCAGTAGAAAGATTACTAGTAAGTTTGCTTATGTGCTAGGCAGATAGAAGCCACTTAATGTGTGCTGGTCTGGAAAATGTGAAGCTTAAGACTGACCACTTCCAATGGATTCAGCTGTGTGGTTAGTTTTAAACCTTTGCCTGGAATGAATACTATGCAACTTTTTCATGACAGGAAATTAGGGCCATCAAAAGTTTACTTTTATTTTCCTATGtgattttcaaatacttgaagcaGTGTAGGGAGACTATTATGTTTGACAAAACCTTACAAAGTGTATTCCTCTGATGGCAGCTCTAATTACGAATTTGAGGAAATATTATATTCTTTTTCCATATTTAAAGATTCACTTTTATGCTTAGCCAAAACTGTGTGTTGAAATATGACAGTCTTGAATGCTTCCTGTTTCTAGGTTATTAGTCACAGAGATAGATGCATGTAAAGGGGATCCTGCTTTTGCATAATCTTTTCCCTAGCTTGTTTATTCCTTGCGGATGTAATTTTACTTGTAACATCACAGTTCCCACACCAAAATGTCATAATATTATAACTGAGGATTTTGTGACTCCCAACTGCCGAATAAAGAGGTCAGAGGTCTAAAATCTGTTTATGTATAAAAACTGAACAGCAATAAATGtctgaagatgaaaaaaaaatgaagcagatTGATTTCTGTTAATTTTTCGGCCCTTTCATCTATAGAACTATTAGTTACATGAGAACCCTTGAGTTGCTGAGAAACAGTTTTATCCCTGGATAGGTAGAAGTAAAGGAAAAATGAATGCTTGCAGGTCTTATTCTGCATCTTTTCCTCATGTTGACAGGCACATCTCAATACTCCCATTGAAGCCCAGGGGCAAGTTAGAGAGAGAAAACTACTCAGTGTAAGATTGTTCAGAATCGGGCTCATAGGGAATTCTCCTCTAGACTGATTTCAGCTTTTAAGTAGGGTGAAGCCCAGGGTACTTGGGCTCGATTAGAAGGCTCCAGCAGCCAGAATATAATTTTGTTCAATTTAAATCAGCTTCAGAGAACAAAAACATCTGTGTGCCTATTGAGTTCCTACAGTTATAAGGCTCCTTCCTTCTGAGTTCAGAGACCTCCAGAATTGAAACCTGGGAAGGTAGTGCTGGCAAGGAAGAGTAAAGGGAATAATATCCTGGAGGAAGTCACAGAGAGCAACAGGAAGTTGCAGAAGGGGTTTCATCAGAATTCCCTTACAGAAGCTCCCCCAATAGGTAAACTGAACTGGCATATAATCATGGTATCTTGGCCATATGCCCACCCCAGGTAACTTGCTCATTAACTTTTTTACCCTCTTCTTCTCCTCCCCATCATAATGTGGAGGAGGGGTTGCAAATTCTTTTGGACAGAATTTCACCTGCTGGGGTTCCAGACTGTTTTTCTGTCAGAAGAAACCCAGAGgagaaacaatattttaaaatatttttgctgcCTAGGTTGTGCTGGTAGAGAGTGCCGATTGGCACCCTAGCTTGCAGAGAAGCGGGAGCTGTATGTACATGCAGACAGAATTATCTCCCTTAGGATAAGATGTTCTTCCAGCTCAGATTTGAAGCCTGTTAGTAAGATAGTGTTGGGGCATCTGCAAGCTATGATCCCTGGTGTACATGTTCTATACCTAAAAAGAACACTTCCATTTCTATAGTGGCAATCCAACAGCTTTCATAAGCACTGCATGTCTAAAATAAAGGAAGTTAAAtaagcaaaacaacaacaacaaaatagcCTTAACCAGGGCCAGGGCTCTGACCAACTTGTTGATTCTGCATGGAGGACTGACATTTGGAAATTTCTAAGTTATAAAACCTACACGAACGTCTGTAAATGATTAATTATGGAATCTGAGTTTCACCAAGCTTACATCAAAGTGCAAAACTGGGTTGATTTAAGAGAGAAAGGCATCCTTTTGTTTTCCTTGCAAGTCCACATGGAACTAGTTTGCTACAGGAAATGTGCATTTAAAACACATTTCCTAATGCACTCAGCCTCCTAGGATTCACATCTCAGCCCAAATCTTCCAAAAGACGACTTTAAAGATGAATGTCCCCTACTACTAGACCGTCTTATAGCCCTCCCAAAATGCAGTGACCGTGTGTTACAGTGGTTCTGATAGTGGACACTATAGTTAGAGTTGAGAGgcacttttcattttaatctacTGTTTTCACACACTTGCTAAATATTACAACATTATTCTTTTTAACTGATACTTCCCATACTTATCTCAGCTTGAAATTTTacacaatttaattttttttggaaaatcaaACCACAGTTGTTCTTGGAGCTTTTGGGTTCAGTGAGTACGTAAAAtgttcctttttgtttgtttgttttgtttttgtttaaaaatctaGACTTTTGTGTTTGGATAGTGCAACAAAACGgaacaaaaataatgaaatgtgCCATGACCAAGGTCCTTCCCAAGAAAGAACTTAGCTTTAGAAGGGGTGAAGAACACTTACTCTTTCTCATGGGGAAAAGGGAGTGAATTGAGTCAATCCtgtgttggggaaggagaggccATTAAACTTCACTTAAGAGGAAGGGAACCAGGATACTATTTTTGCTGAGTACACTTTTAAATTACGATGACTGCATGTTCTACATTATATTTGCTCCTCATACCTACAAGTTATGGACAGTTTTGTTCTATCCCCACCAGTAGGAGAGCACCATACCCAAGCAGGAACAGTTATTTTTCTCTTGCCCTTGTTCCCCCTCCCAAACTAGGACCTATATAAGTGTCAAATTTGTCATTGGCTTATACTCCATGTATTCCAAGTGAAGTTGCTGAGGCTGCATTTCTGCCAAAAGGGACAGTCAAAACTAAACACAGTTGATTGCTAAACACTTCCAATGTACCTGTTAAACCCTCACCCACACAGAGTTCTGACCCCATAAAGGGAAAAGTGCCAGAGACTCCATTAAGTCCTAAAAGTTTTACTCCTTGGAGATATTGTGATGACTAATGGTGAGGAAAATAATAGCTCCAATAGTATTAGAAGAGGCAGAATGCTTCCAACTCAATGTTACATATATGTCTTGGCATTTAGTGTCTTACACGTAAAACAATATATTACTGTAGGTTTTGTATTTTGCATGAAACATGATGCTATGAAGTATACAGAATACTTCatgctgcaggggtttaggttgtagccgtgttggtctaaggatataggtagacaaggttccttgggtgaatttgatatcttttattagaccaacccaaatggttggagaatagttattaaacaagcttttgggttcaaaaaccctttgtcaggctaaggacgctgcagcagttgctgcgtgctcttcctggatggaatgacaagtaaacaagccaggggctgggctgggctggggagtcagttgccaggcagattataatgtatcaaaaatccaatgtctgtgtttagtccctgatctctagtatccagcaggttgatgaaatggagctcataggctcgtctctgggatgtgttgtgtaaatttccctcgaggatcaggactgagagattggagagagagtgcccctcctgtgagaaatgtgcccccaccggtaattgggtatttctgtctttgatggatttccggtgtgcgttcattctggtgtgcagttgttgtctggtctctcctacatatcttccatcagacccaaagatatcacttcaccctcacacacaacaatttcacttttaataatcaacacttcctccagatgatgggaacagctatgggcactaaaatggccccacagtatgccaacctttttatgagccacctggaagaagactttctcaagaactgcaccatcaaacccttgctgtacttacgatatatcgatgacatcttcatcatttggagtgagaaccgggaatctctaattgagttccaccagaaattcaacagtcaccatccctccatccgactttctttagaatactccagcaccaacatcccctttttagacacaatgatcagtatccagaagggtaaaatacagaccacagtatacaagaaacccccagaccaacatacatatctgcacaaaaccagcaatcacccgaaacacaccaaaaaagctgtgatatacagccaagccctcagataccaccgcatctgtactgaagagaacacccgggatcgccacctcaccaatcttaaaaaggctttcacccagcaaggacactcctccagagaggtagatcgcacgtttgaaagagccacctggataccacgtgaagaactgctgcagtacagaagaaaaacacccacaaatcgcacaccactggttatgacctatcacccatcccttgaacctatacggaaaatcctcaaaaaattgcaacccgtattagaaaaagaccctattcttaaaaaaatctttccagagccacccatcctagcctccagacaagcaccgaacctcgccaacctcatcaccagaagcaaacttcctcaaccccagaacacaccgaaaggatccagaccatgccatgacaagaaatgcaaaacctgcccccacatctccaccacccccactattactacaccccacaacagagccatcagcatcccaggatcttacagctgcacctccaggaatgtagtatacctcatccaatgcaccaaatgccctgatggaagatatgaaggagagaccagacaacaactgcgcaccagaatgaacgcacaccggaaatccatcaaagacagaaacacccaattaccggtgggggcacatttctcacaggagggccactctctctccaatctctcagtcctgatcctcaagggaaatttacacaacacatcccagagacgagcctatgagctccatttcatcaacctgctggatactagagatcagggactaaacatagacattggatttttgatacattataatctgcctggcaactgactccccagcccagcccagcccagcccagcccagcccagcccagcccagcccctagcttgtttacttgtcattccatccaggaagagcacgcagcaactgctgcagtgtccttagcctgatgaagggtttttgaacccaaaagcttgtttaataactattctccaaccatttgggttggtctaataaaagatatcaaattcacccaaggaaccttgtctgcagaaTACTTCATACGATTActactattatttttttaatacagaggTGTGCATGGCACTTTGAGGAGAAGTTGGCTTGCTAACACAGACCCAATAAGAGATTTCTTGATAAATACCACAGCTTTGCAAATGTTAACCTCTATGAGAAGACAGGGTAGATGAATGATCATAAGGTATACACAATAGGCTTTACCATGGCTTGTTCTTGTCCTGATCCATACAATGACTAGAGCTGGCTGACCGCATGAAGAGTAGATGGTTaccatatttatttatataccacattcaccttttccccaaaaaactcAGCCCtctaaaattggggtgcatgcctgaagtggggaagctgattttcttcacCAGAACTTCACTGCGTGGAGGCACAGAAGCACAAAGACATGGTGCTACCAGATAACTAGCGGTTTCTCTCTCCTGCCAGCACacaagaggaagggagggggcaacaGACCCAGTCCAGTGCTAAACCTTTCACAGCCTCTCTCAACTTGAATTCAAGTTTGGTAAGTTTTATTTCTGTAACAAGGATATGGGTGATATGTCATACAATAGTGGGTACCACCTTGGTACTATATATCTTCAATCTCTTTATTATGGGACAAATCTTGCTAAaatgtggcacaaatttgagtGGTTGTAAAGGGGTTAACACGGATTCTCCCTCCTGCTTACTGGAAGCCATTCTGTAGACTGTCTTCACGAAAAAGCCAGCTCTAGTtatgactctggaaaaaatccCACCCCCCATTTTGTCTTCCCAAAAAAAGGTGTGCATCTTATTTGGTATTTGGTGAGGTATGAGAAAATGAAAAGCTAAAGGCACATTGCCTTCTATGCCTGGAAGCCCCAAGGAACATTATACCTTCTATAAGCACTGGGCTTCCAGTGGACCTGTTACATTGATAGGCCTGTGCAGTGCGCCCCAGCAATACAGGGCTGAATTGTAAAACCATAACAGAGCCTCTGCAAAAAATAAACTTTGGCTAGCAAAGAAATGAGTATAGTTGCAAGTCACAGTTACCGTACTAGTAAGTTAAAACAAAGTTTCCTATTCCAACCACCCCACTGGAAActtaaataaagctttgtttAATTCTAAAAACGTAAGATCCTTCAAATGTCTATGTTTTATACACTGGTGACtgcaaaaaaagaaggaagactGTTGGTAAATATATACGTACCACCATAAACGGGCTTGTAGCATTGAGCATGCAGGTAGTGTGGCGTTCATTCCTGTATCTGAAAGTTACCATGACAAAACCAATTGCTTCTGGAATAGCCAGTATAAAGGAGAGAATCCAAATGGAGAAAATTTCAATAGCAGTGATCATAGGGATTCCAATTCCCTGTACACGACTCCAGGAAGCAACTGCCCTGTACCTAAAATAGAAAAGCACTGGGTTTCAGTGACCAATTTTCTCAATTAAAATTCAGAACTTCGGTGCAGGCTTAACATATCAGGAATGGACCTACATTTCTTAAAATCCCTCAGGTGACATTTGCCCAGTGCCAGCGTGGGGTTTGTTACCTGTTTGAGTGAAGG
This genomic window from Alligator mississippiensis isolate rAllMis1 chromosome 2, rAllMis1, whole genome shotgun sequence contains:
- the EDNRA gene encoding endothelin-1 receptor produces the protein MGAFCLWVSLMLLVPGFVLSDSSDRYYTNLSTFTIYSRTEANLLLTTSKPMVANKTHPCSQQTKIADTFKYINTVISCAIFIVGLVGNATLLRIIYQNKCMRNGPNALIASLALGDLIYIVIDIPINVYKLLAQGWPFENSDFGLFLCKFLPFIQKASVGITVLNLCALSVDRYRAVASWSRVQGIGIPMITAIEIFSIWILSFILAIPEAIGFVMVTFRYRNERHTTCMLNATSPFMVFYKNAKDWWLFGFYFCVPLACTAVFYTLMTCEMLNRRNSNLRIALSEHLKQRREVAKTVFCLVVIFALCWFPLHLSRILKKMVYNEKDPNRCELLSFLLPLDYISINLATMNSCINPIALYFVSKKFKNCFQSCLCCCCYQSKSLVTSVPMNGTSIQWKNQDLNNHIIDRSSHKDSIN